A stretch of DNA from Planifilum fulgidum:
TTGTGGGGGACGGCTGGAGGATCGCCCACTGCTTTCCGGAGGCGGAGCCCGTCGAGTGGGTCCGGCCGCCCCGGGTCAGCCTGTCCGATTCCGAAACGCCTCCCGCCTTCGCATCGGCGGGGTATGACCGCCGGCGGGCGGTTCAATACGCCAATCTTTGGTGGAACGGCTACAATCCCCGATATCGCCGGTTTGATGTGGACTGCACCAATTACGTTTCCCAATGCATTCACGCCGGGGGAGTTCCCATGGATTTTTCCCCGGTGCGGGATCGCGGCTGGTGGTATCGACGCGACCTGTGGAGCTACAGCTGGGCCGTGGCGCACAGTCTGCAGTGGTACCTGGCCAAAGGGGGCGGACCGATGCGGGCGGTCCAGGTGAGCCGGCCGGAAGAACTCCTGCCCGGTGACATCATTTGCTATGATTGGGACGGAGACGGGAGATGGGACCACAACACCATCGTCACGGCCAAGGATCCGGCGGGCATGCCCCTGGTGAACGCCCACACGGTCAACAGCCGCCATCGCTATTGGGATTATCGCGATTCGTACGCCTGGACCCCCAACACCCGCTACCGCTTCTATCGGATCGAAGGATAGGGGAAAGGAGTTGGGCAAAGAAGGCCTGCGGGCCGGGTTTGCACCGGAGCACTTTGTTATAATTGGAAATGGGGCGTCGCGCAGCCGCTTCGACAGGGCTTCGCGGAGGGGATGTCCGGGGGCGGTCGCCGCCCGTCGTCGCATCGGGTGATCGCGCTTTGGGGCCTGAGGCCGGTTTTTTATTAGTGACGGCTTCAGGGCGAGGCGGGACACCGTTTCGGCGTCTTGGACAGAGGAAAGGCCCGCGGTGCTTTGCGGACCGAAACCGGGGTGGACGGCGTGGACCGTTTTTAACGGAATCTGCGGCAGAAACGGCGATTGCGCCGGCAGAGACGGCAGAATACGCGGTTGCGCCGGCGGAACCGGCGGGACCGGCAGAGGCGGCAAAGGTGGCAGAAACGACGGCCGAAAGCATAGTTGACGTTCGGCTTGCCCAAAATCAACCCTCCCTTCTGCTTCACAAAAAAAGTTTTTCATCCAACTGCAGTGTATGTGCCGGGAATGTTTTTCGGCAGGGTGGTTGCTATATTCATAGAAAATGTGCTCCTGTTCTTTGCCGGCGATGCTGCTTCCTGTCACCGGGATGCAGCGACAGTTTAGCAGGGCTGGCGAGAAAGTTTGCGGAGGTTGGAGGTGGAGTATGCCCTTTCACATTGTGCTGGTTGAACCCGAAATTCCGCAAAACACCGGAAACATCGCCCGAACCTGCGCCGCCACGGGCGCGATCCTCCACCTGGTGAAACCCCTGGGCTTTTCCCTGGAGGACCGCTATTTAAAGCGGGCCGGTCTGGACTATTGGGACCGGGTCCGGCTTCACACCCACGATTCCTTTGAGGATTTGGCCGCTTCTTTTCGCGGAGGGCGCTTTTTTTGTGCCACCACGAAGGCGGACAGATCCTACACGGATTTTTCATTCCGGGATGGGGACTTCCTGGTCTTCGGAAAAGAGACGGCGGGGCTTCCTGCCCATCTGCTGGAGCGCTATCGGGACACCTGCATGCGCATTCCGATGCTTCCCGAAAACCGGTCCCTCAACCTGTCCAACGCGGTGGCCATCGTGCTCTACGAAGCGCTGCGCCAGAACGGGTTTCCCGGCCTGAAATAAAATCTTTCAAGGAAATAGTTCCAAAGTGGTATAATCGAGAGGGGGAGTTTCGGCAAGTCCCCCTCCTGTGTTTTTGCGACTCAAAACGTGTCTGAAAGCGAGGAGGACGTGGGCCGATGATCCGAGCCTGTTTGTTCGACCTGGACGGCACGCTGTTGCCTTTGGATACGGATCGGTTTATCGAGGTGTATCTGCGGGAATTGGCTCCCTATGTGGCCCACGTGATTCCGCCGGATCAGCTGATCCCTTCCATCTGGCGGGCGACCAGGGCGATGATCGAAGATGAGGATCCCGAGAAAACCAACGAAGAGGTGTTTCGGCACCATTTTCTGTCCTTGACCGGTCTCAAAAAGGAGTCGATCTGGCCGCTGTTTGAACAGTTTTACAGGGAGCGGTTCCCCAGGCTGAAAAAGCACGTTCAGCCCACCGATCTGGCCAGGCAGGTGGTGCAGGCGGCCCTGGATCGGGGGTGCCGCGTGGTGGTCGCCACCAACCCGGTGTTCCCGCGGGTGGCCATTCAGGAGCGGATGCGCTGGGCGGGGGTGGATGATCTGCCCTTCGAGTGGGTGACTTATCAGGAGGAGACCCGCTATTGCAAGCCCCGGATCGAATATTACCGGGACATCG
This window harbors:
- a CDS encoding amidase domain-containing protein; translation: MVERPWHKPLVAWFESQNRFWLEGEEEKLLRLVTDSEAEWVKAETERMQRARKQVREREVRPVKGECRIRVARRERMEEEEVLLWIRSDRRLTVEQKDALIEEEEIAWFRVLIQFVGDGWRIAHCFPEAEPVEWVRPPRVSLSDSETPPAFASAGYDRRRAVQYANLWWNGYNPRYRRFDVDCTNYVSQCIHAGGVPMDFSPVRDRGWWYRRDLWSYSWAVAHSLQWYLAKGGGPMRAVQVSRPEELLPGDIICYDWDGDGRWDHNTIVTAKDPAGMPLVNAHTVNSRHRYWDYRDSYAWTPNTRYRFYRIEG
- the trmL gene encoding tRNA (uridine(34)/cytosine(34)/5-carboxymethylaminomethyluridine(34)-2'-O)-methyltransferase TrmL, giving the protein MPFHIVLVEPEIPQNTGNIARTCAATGAILHLVKPLGFSLEDRYLKRAGLDYWDRVRLHTHDSFEDLAASFRGGRFFCATTKADRSYTDFSFRDGDFLVFGKETAGLPAHLLERYRDTCMRIPMLPENRSLNLSNAVAIVLYEALRQNGFPGLK
- a CDS encoding HAD family hydrolase, translated to MIRACLFDLDGTLLPLDTDRFIEVYLRELAPYVAHVIPPDQLIPSIWRATRAMIEDEDPEKTNEEVFRHHFLSLTGLKKESIWPLFEQFYRERFPRLKKHVQPTDLARQVVQAALDRGCRVVVATNPVFPRVAIQERMRWAGVDDLPFEWVTYQEETRYCKPRIEYYRDIVDRVGLKPEECVMIGNDMQEDMVASTLGLSTFLVTDFRIDRGHPAYSVDQQGSLSDLLRAIRNGEGVFSRTPVRPA